A region of the Chryseobacterium cucumeris genome:
GACAGGCATCAGTTTAAATTTCTCGTACAGTTTGTATTGAATAAGAACGCTAAAGGATTCTTAGGAAATCCGGAGCAGTTAGTTTTACAAAGAACATCAAAGAATACTAATTCAGCGGTAGCAAAAATTAAATCATGGTTTGAAGACAACGGAATATTGGTTGAAGAAATAAGTAATAGTGAAGGACAAAAAGCAGGCAGAATAGGTCTTAAAAATGAAGATAAGGAAGGGGAAGGATTAAGTATTTCGTTAGGTGAGAGCAGAGATACTCAGGAAATATTTCAAAGTTTGCTCAGCAGAATACGCCTTATTGAAGTAATTAATCCGGAATAGATTTTTCAGAATTAATATATTAAAAGACAGCCCTTTCAATAAAAGGCTGTCTTTTTAATAAACAGATTATGCTGAAAGTGGACGATCCACCAGTTCTTTTCTCTTCCTCCAGAAGAAATAAGCCACAACAGCTGTTGCAATGGGCAGCGCAATACCAAACTCATCAATATAATAGTTGGTGTTTCCCGTATCTACAGTTAGAGGAGTAAAAATAGACTGTATAAAAAGGTTATGACTGGCATGCAAAATAACCCCTGTCCATAAACTTCCGGATTTTAATCTTAACCATGTAAAGATGAAACAAGCGGCAAATATCATCACCGTAAAACACGAAAGAGCCAGCCATTTGGGGCCGCCTGTATTATAATTGGAGAAAAGCAGAAGAGGATAATGGTAGATCGACCATATCACACCCATCCAGAGAGAAGTAGCAGTATAGGAATTGATCTTGGCCAATTGAGGCGTCAGAAGACCACGCCAGCCTATCTCTTCTCCCAGTGCAGAGCCTACCGAACGTACCATACCAAAACTACTCATCAGAATAATATACAGGATGATCGTAAGGCCATCAGAAAGGTTCCAGCCCATTCCTTTGCCAATTTCCGCTACAAATTCATGATTATAAAAGCCGCCGGCACCGCTGATCCAGATGATGAGGTAAGGTACCAAACTATAAAGAACAGGAATACAATAGGCCATAATCTGGTATTTTGTCGGTTCCCATTTCCATCCCAGGGAAGAAATGGGAATATTTCTGATACGGCAGGTAAGAAATGCAGCAATAGCGGGGCACCACATGACAATGGTTGCATAAGAGATTATTCCGCCGCCAAGTTTTCCGGTGCGGATACACATATAATAGACAGGAAGACAGAAAAGCAGGGTAAGAATGAGATAGGTAGCAATATTCTTCCTGACTTCGGATTTGGATATTGTATTTTCCATAAACTGATTTGGTGTTAAAGTTTATAAATGACTGAAAAATAGAAAGTTATTCTTAAATAAAAATACACTTATTTTTTATATGAATAATAATTTAAACATCAGCGGATGTAAGAAAAGATTTTAATAATGAAAACAGTAAATTAGCCAAAATATTTTCCGAATACCCTCAACAATGTCCAAGCTAAAAGCCATAAGAGAACAAAAAAATCTGACTCAGGAAGAACTGTCAGAACAATCAAAGATTTCTGTAAGAACCATTCAACGTATAGAATCGGGAACAGAACCTAAAGGACATACCCTCAGAGCACTGGCACAGGCTTTAGGAATAGAAGAGATTGAATTGCAGCAGGATCAACCACAAATAATTTCAGAAACAGATAAGGTTGAAATTGAAGTAAAAGAAGAGGAAGTTCCAATCAATTATTCATACATTAAAATCATTAACCTTTCCTCGTTAATATTTACTCTTTTACCGCCACTCAATATTTTTGTCCCGCTTATTCTCATGTATAGTATGAAGCAGAGAAACAGTCTTGCAAGACAGATTATTTCCGTTCAGATGATCTGGACAGTGATGGCACCTATTACCTTCATGCTCGGCATCTTTTTAAAGTTCGGGAAACAGTTTACCCTGATCCTGATGATCCTCATTGTTCTCTCCAATGTATTTATTATCCTTCGGAATGCAGCCGAAATCGATAAGAATAAAAAACTCTATTTCAGACTGAAATTCAGTATGATATAAAACCTGTCGGGACTTTGTCGGGTTTTTGTCGGGTTCATTTTTAGCAGAAAAACAAAAGGAAATCGAATCTTTGTCAAAAAAATAACAATGACAAAGTCTTCAAGGTTCACCCTTCCTTTTTTTATGCTGTTCATGAGTGTCACGCAGGCACAAACAGAGAAAACAGATTCTCTGTATAAAACCATTATGTCGAAAGACAGCCTGTTTTTTTCTGTAGGCTACAATACCTGCAACATCAAGCAGATGGAAAATCTGTTGAGCGAAAAGTTTGAATTTTATCATGACAAAGGAGGTTTTGAGGACAGGGAAAAATTTATCATTGATTTTAAAAACGGATTATGTAAATCCCCGGAGACCTACCAGATAAGAAGAGTGCTTATTAATAAAAGCACAGAAATTTATCCCATGTATAAAGACGGAAAGATCTACGCTGCCATTCAGAATGGAGACCACCTTTTTTATGAGAAGATAGTAAATCATGCTGAAAAACTGGTTGGGGAAGCAAAATTTACCCATTTATGGATACTGGAAAATGGTGAGTGGAAGCTTAAAAATTCATTGAGTTTTAATCATCATCCGAAGCAGACTACCGATAGTGAAACGATGTTTGATAACGATCATTCCATGCAAAGCTGGCTGAAAGAAAATAATATTCCTGCCCTGGGATTAGGAATTATAGAAGGAGGAAAGTTGCAGCAGGTGAAAGTTTTCGGTGAGATCAGGAAAGGGATTGCAGCACCTGATAATGCCTTGTTTAATGTCGCATCACTTACAAAACCTGTTACGGCAATGGTTGCATTACGATTGGTAAGTCTTGGGAAATGGAAGCTTGATGAACCTCTTGATGCCTATTGGACAGATCCAGATATTGCCAACGATTCAAGGTATCAAAAATTAACCACCAGAATGATCCTGAGCCATCAGACAGGTTTTCCGAACTGGAGATGGATGAATGCAGATAAGAAACTGAACTTTCAGTTTGATCCCGGTACAAAATACCAATACTCAGGAGAAGGTTTTGAATACCTTCGGAAAGCACTGGAAAAAAAGCT
Encoded here:
- a CDS encoding helix-turn-helix domain-containing protein, coding for MSKLKAIREQKNLTQEELSEQSKISVRTIQRIESGTEPKGHTLRALAQALGIEEIELQQDQPQIISETDKVEIEVKEEEVPINYSYIKIINLSSLIFTLLPPLNIFVPLILMYSMKQRNSLARQIISVQMIWTVMAPITFMLGIFLKFGKQFTLILMILIVLSNVFIILRNAAEIDKNKKLYFRLKFSMI
- a CDS encoding serine hydrolase, coding for MTKSSRFTLPFFMLFMSVTQAQTEKTDSLYKTIMSKDSLFFSVGYNTCNIKQMENLLSEKFEFYHDKGGFEDREKFIIDFKNGLCKSPETYQIRRVLINKSTEIYPMYKDGKIYAAIQNGDHLFYEKIVNHAEKLVGEAKFTHLWILENGEWKLKNSLSFNHHPKQTTDSETMFDNDHSMQSWLKENNIPALGLGIIEGGKLQQVKVFGEIRKGIAAPDNALFNVASLTKPVTAMVALRLVSLGKWKLDEPLDAYWTDPDIANDSRYQKLTTRMILSHQTGFPNWRWMNADKKLNFQFDPGTKYQYSGEGFEYLRKALEKKLGKSLDQLAKELVFQPFGMNDTHYIWDQNTDESRLAIGYDKDGKPYPTEKNKTANAADDLYTTVEDYGNFMVSVMNKKNLKPDVFQEMIKKQVKVKDQKYFGLGFEIYDLGNGDYALSHGGADQGTQCIAIIIPGSGKGIIIFTNIDDGYKVYEKLVLHYLGNEGKQIVDIETR
- a CDS encoding CPBP family intramembrane glutamic endopeptidase, with protein sequence MENTISKSEVRKNIATYLILTLLFCLPVYYMCIRTGKLGGGIISYATIVMWCPAIAAFLTCRIRNIPISSLGWKWEPTKYQIMAYCIPVLYSLVPYLIIWISGAGGFYNHEFVAEIGKGMGWNLSDGLTIILYIILMSSFGMVRSVGSALGEEIGWRGLLTPQLAKINSYTATSLWMGVIWSIYHYPLLLFSNYNTGGPKWLALSCFTVMIFAACFIFTWLRLKSGSLWTGVILHASHNLFIQSIFTPLTVDTGNTNYYIDEFGIALPIATAVVAYFFWRKRKELVDRPLSA